From the Vulpes lagopus strain Blue_001 chromosome 15, ASM1834538v1, whole genome shotgun sequence genome, one window contains:
- the LOC121475930 gene encoding 28S ribosomal protein S33, mitochondrial-like encodes MSSLLEYALRMTGLRAWLFGEMARPTDSKSMKVVKLFSEQPLAKRKETYDWYPNHNTYFALMGTLRFLGLYRDEHQDFKDEQLRLKNLHGKVKPRKGEGKRATKKK; translated from the coding sequence ATGTCTTCCCTTTTAGAATATGCCTTGCGCATGACTGGTCTCAGGGCCTGGCTGTTTGGTGAAATGGCCAGGCCTACTGACTCCAAATCAATGAAAGTGGTGAAACTGTTTAGCGAGCAGCCTTTGGCCAAGAGGAAGGAGACTTATGACTGGTATCCAAATCACAACACTTATTTTGCACTCATGGGGACACTACGTTTCCTTGGCCTCTATAGAGATGAGCATCAGGACTTCAAGGATGAGCAGCTGCGTCTCAAGAATCTTCATGGCAAAGTAAAACctaggaaaggagaagggaaaagagccacaaaaaagaaatag